A window of the Bacteroides thetaiotaomicron VPI-5482 genome harbors these coding sequences:
- a CDS encoding LutC/YkgG family protein produces the protein MSSREEILASIRKHTQTRYEKPDIADMKRLTYPDKIEQFCAISRAVGGTVVVLGEGEDVNAVIRRTYPDAMRIASVLPDISCATFNPDMVDDPKELDGTEVAVIRGEIGVAENGAVWIPQTVKYKAIYFISEKLVILIDRNKIVDTMYDAYRKLDGQEYQFGTFISGPSKTADIEQALVMGAHGAREVLVILT, from the coding sequence ATGAGCAGCAGAGAAGAAATATTGGCGAGCATCCGTAAGCATACGCAGACACGCTACGAAAAACCGGATATAGCAGATATGAAACGTTTGACGTATCCGGACAAAATAGAGCAATTTTGCGCTATCAGCCGTGCGGTAGGCGGTACGGTAGTGGTATTGGGTGAAGGCGAAGATGTGAATGCTGTCATTCGCCGGACGTATCCGGATGCGATGCGCATTGCTTCCGTATTGCCGGATATATCTTGCGCAACTTTCAATCCGGATATGGTGGACGACCCGAAAGAACTGGACGGTACTGAGGTAGCCGTTATTCGGGGAGAGATCGGAGTAGCGGAGAACGGTGCTGTCTGGATACCGCAAACCGTGAAGTATAAAGCGATTTATTTTATTTCGGAGAAACTGGTGATTCTGATCGACCGGAATAAGATTGTGGATACCATGTACGATGCTTATCGCAAACTGGACGGACAGGAATATCAGTTCGGTACCTTTATTTCCGGCCCGTCAAAGACGGCGGACATCGAACAGGCATTGGTCATGGGAGCGCATGGAGCACGGGAGGTTTTGGTCATATTGACGTAA